A window from Culex pipiens pallens isolate TS chromosome 3, TS_CPP_V2, whole genome shotgun sequence encodes these proteins:
- the LOC120418858 gene encoding uncharacterized protein LOC120418858 isoform X1: MESMEYEMARNMTLLFFLERLLDRGEPRTLHDLSCQFGARGFTKEMRQIAGGSQSGLKKFLSQYPALFEINGDFVHINSYTSSSVDDSSISGKRDYIQEAKDYFKHKLLQYGKGTEVPIRSLLGHRSQASPQVRHISGQHIREFTEFLLKHEDTFQVVDGENVVLVGCENEEDVPASERLHLPNSAIDTQATQQLLDSFAQVIEIKGPIIVDQLFHMVTSNFPQEQWFQLFKNPADLKTFLKLFSDCFHIQSNLVTLLQKPKLSNSHIQQAQEKLNLSNSTFPTTTTTHISIVPPAIASSIGSGSANGSNNTSRTASPKNMIGDFKLNEPVSVGIGGPTSVAAVNALNSSKSEPTSGFDSLLINNDFKMENLCPKNCPTTIYSRSQPQSQQQPHQLQQVKQDPNATTAANDKANNNSAVNIKNQSLKQRINNLVIKTLAENLEKDKQSMSAIQQTHHSVAVGPGTTPTNPTPTQTNNNPSPHPVSPTPSSPVHSNNYFIGDTWKIKVLQNTRVISTVKESLFVTQAILKSAYEDQTVISFDCEGINLGVRGQITMIQLGTTRGEAFIFDVATCPDMVPHGGIKQVLEAEKVIKVIHDCRNDSVNLYNQFQIMLRNVFDTQSAHAVLQFQDQGKQVYKVKNVSLNTLCEMYNATVNPMKDQLKNVYRRDQKYWARRPLTRDMLLYAAGDVLILINEQLYLNMATSIKPEFRELLAELCTEQILMLIRPVDVKMRKKQRKVRSEIQDLKVKLKGASKNVVLSNREIRLLRYMDLTEEEKEKLRVSYKVAKKLDKLENFDRDRGDQSDSDDECDIVEQDYQSLDSVPSDNSLPGTGTGGGSGGGGGGGSGGTGTFSPKSSEPPSLTESMQLMDEILSNTTMDRMARIDKLEAILSAATLLPNDQSFTETMNNFNTNTIVVTNENNILLQQPSKKDEIKGRSSKSSSTSVTGASSGGSSKLSSRLQHGTTPPPAPKAETREASCQTLSTGDIVITKIFFKEEDKDKKPEKTLISTTGGGTMLKSNNNGATTAGQEVLVQQHVQA, from the exons GTCTCAAGAAATTCCTCTCGCAGTATCCGGCGCTGTTCGAGATCAACGGCGATTTTGTGCACATCAACAGCTACACGTCGAGCAGCGTGGACGATTCGTCCATCTCGGGCAAGCGCGACTACATCCAGGAGGCAAAAGACTACTTCAAACACAAGCTGCTCCAGTACGGCAAGGGCACGGAAGTTCCGATCCGCAGTCTGCTCGGCCATCGTAGCCAGGCATCGCCCCAGGTGCGGCACATCTCCGGTCAACACATCCGAGAGTTCACCGAGTTTCTGCTGAAGCACGAAGACACGTTCCAGGTGGTGGACGGTGAGAATGTGGTGCTGGTTGGGTGCGAAAACGAGGAAGATGTCCCGGCGTCGGAGCGGCTACATCTGCCCAACTCTGCCATCGACACACAAGCCACCCAGCAGCTGCTGGACTCGTTCGCCCAGGTGATAGAGATCAAGGGCCCCATCATCGTCGACCAGCTCTTCCACATGGTCACATCCAACTTCCCCCAGGAGCAGTGGTTCCAGCTGTTCAAGAACCCAGCCGACCTGAAGACCTTCCTCAAGCTCTTCTCCGACTGCTTCCACATCCAGTCCAATCTAGTCACGCTGCTGCAGAAGCCAAAGCTGTCCAACTCGCACATCCAGCAGGCCCAGGAAAAGCTCAACCTCTCCAACAGCACGTtccccacgacgacgacgacccacATCAGCATCGTCCCACCGGCGATCGCCAGCAGCATCGGCAGTGGCAGCGCCAACGGAAGCAACAACACCAGCCGGACGGCTTCCCCCAAAAACATGATCGGCGATTTCAAACTCAACGAACCGGTCTCGGTCGGCATCGGCGGACCAACCAGCGTGGCCGCCGTAAACGCACTCAACAGCAGCAAAAGTGAACCCACCAGCGGGTTCGACAGTTTACTCATCAACAACGACTTCAAAATGGAGAACCTCTGCCCGAAAAACTGCCCCACCACCATCTACTCCCGAAGCCAACCCCAGTCGCAGCAGCAACCCCACCAGCTGCAGCAGGTCAAACAAGACCCGAACGCGACAACCGCGGCCAACGACAAGGCCAACAACAACTCGGCTGTGAACATCAAGAACCAGAGCTTGAAGCAACGCATCAACAATCTGGTGATCAAAACGCTCGCCGAAAACCTAGAAAAAGATAAGCAATCAATGTCTGCCATTCAACAGACGCACCACAGCGTCGCCGTCGGTCCGGGAACCACCCCGACaaaccccacccccacccaaaCCAACAACAATCCCTCGCCCCATCCCGTGTCCCCCACCCCGAGCAGTCCAGTCCACTCCAACAACTACTTCATCGGGGACACGTGGAAAATCAAAGTCCTCCAAAACACCCGGGTCATCTCGACCGTCAAGGAGTCGCTGTTCGTGACGCAAGCCATCCTAAAGTCCGCCTACGAGGATCAAACCGTGATATCATTCGACTGCGAGGGCATCAACCTGGGCGTGCGCGGTCAAATAACCATGATCCAGCTGGGGACGACGCGCGGCGAGGCGTTCATCTTTGACGTGGCGACGTGTCCCGATATGGTGCCGCACGGTGGCATCAAGCAGGTGCTCGAAGCGGAGAAGGTCATCAAGGTGATCCACGACTGCCGGAACGATTCCGTCAATCTGTACAACCAGTTCCAGATTATGCTGCGGAATGTGTTCGACACGCAG TCCGCCCACGCCGTGCTCCAGTTCCAGGACCAGGGCAAGCAGGTGTACAAGGTGAAGAACGTCTCGCTGAACACGCTGTGCGAGATGTACAACGCCACCGTCAACCCGATGAAGGACCAGCTCAAGAACGTGTACCGGCGCGACCAGAAGTACTGGGCCCGGCGGCCGCTCACCCGGGACATGCTGCTGTACGCGGCCGGCGACGTGCTGATCCTGATCAACGAGCAGCTGTACCTCAACATGGCCAC atcgaTCAAACCGGAGTTCCGCGAGCTGCTCGCGGAGCTGTGCACTGAGCAGATTTTAATGCTAATCCGCCCAGTGGACGTCAAGATGCGCAAGAAGCAGCGGAAGGTCCGCTCGGAGATCCAGGACCTGAAGGTGAAGCTGAAGGGCGCCAGCAAGAACGTGGTCCTGAGCAATCGCGAGATTCGATTGCTGAG GTACATGGATTTGACGGAGGAGGAAAAGGAGAAGCTGCGAGTGTCGTACAAGGTGGCCAAGAAGCTGGACAAGCTGGAGAACTTTGACCGGGATCGTGGCGACCAGAGCGATTCGGACGACGAGTGCGACATTGTCGAGCAGGACTACCAGAGTTTGGACAGCGTGCCGTCGGATAATTCCCTACCGGGGACGGGGACTGGCGGAGGaagcggtggtggtggtggtggtggcagcGGCGGAACCGGAACGTTTTCCCCCAAGAGTTCCGAGCCGCCGAGCCTGACCGAGTCGATGCAGCTGATGGACGAGATTCTGTCGAACACGACGATGGATCGGATGGCGAGGATCGACAAGCTGGAGGCGATCCTGTCGGCGGCCACGCTTTTGCCCAATGATCAG TCCTTCACTGAGACAATGAACAATTTCAATACCAATACGATAGTAGTAACTAACGAAAACAATATTCTGCTGCAGCAGCCCTCGAAAAAGGACGAAATTAAGGG ACGATCGTCCAAATCGAGCTCGACGTCCGTAACCGGTGCCAGCTCGGGCGGCTCGTCGAAGCTGTCGTCCCGGCTGCAGCACGGCACGACTCCGCCACCGGCCCCCAAGGCCGAAACGCGGGAAGCGTCCTGCCAGACGCTCAGTACCGGCGACATTGTCATCACGAAGATCTTCTTCAAGGAGGAGGACAAGGACAAGAAGCCGGAGAAGACGCTCATCTCGACGACGGGGGGTGGAACGATGCTGAAGAGCAACAACAATGGGGCCACCACCGCCGGGCAGGAGGTGCTGGTCCAGCAGCACGTGCAAGCTTGA
- the LOC120418858 gene encoding uncharacterized protein LOC120418858 isoform X3: MESMEYEMARNMTLLFFLERLLDRGEPRTLHDLSCQFGARGFTKEMRQIAGGSQSGLKKFLSQYPALFEINGDFVHINSYTSSSVDDSSISGKRDYIQEAKDYFKHKLLQYGKGTEVPIRSLLGHRSQASPQVRHISGQHIREFTEFLLKHEDTFQVVDGENVVLVGCENEEDVPASERLHLPNSAIDTQATQQLLDSFAQVIEIKGPIIVDQLFHMVTSNFPQEQWFQLFKNPADLKTFLKLFSDCFHIQSNLVTLLQKPKLSNSHIQQAQEKLNLSNSTFPTTTTTHISIVPPAIASSIGSGSANGSNNTSRTASPKNMIGDFKLNEPVSVGIGGPTSVAAVNALNSSKSEPTSGFDSLLINNDFKMENLCPKNCPTTIYSRSQPQSQQQPHQLQQVKQDPNATTAANDKANNNSAVNIKNQSLKQRINNLVIKTLAENLEKDKQSMSAIQQTHHSVAVGPGTTPTNPTPTQTNNNPSPHPVSPTPSSPVHSNNYFIGDTWKIKVLQNTRVISTVKESLFVTQAILKSAYEDQTVISFDCEGINLGVRGQITMIQLGTTRGEAFIFDVATCPDMVPHGGIKQVLEAEKVIKVIHDCRNDSVNLYNQFQIMLRNVFDTQSAHAVLQFQDQGKQVYKVKNVSLNTLCEMYNATVNPMKDQLKNVYRRDQKYWARRPLTRDMLLYAAGDVLILINEQLYLNMATSIKPEFRELLAELCTEQILMLIRPVDVKMRKKQRKVRSEIQDLKVKLKGASKNVVLSNREIRLLRYMDLTEEEKEKLRVSYKVAKKLDKLENFDRDRGDQSDSDDECDIVEQDYQSLDSVPSDNSLPGTGTGGGSGGGGGGGSGGTGTFSPKSSEPPSLTESMQLMDEILSNTTMDRMARIDKLEAILSAATLLPNDQPSKKDEIKGRSSKSSSTSVTGASSGGSSKLSSRLQHGTTPPPAPKAETREASCQTLSTGDIVITKIFFKEEDKDKKPEKTLISTTGGGTMLKSNNNGATTAGQEVLVQQHVQA, from the exons GTCTCAAGAAATTCCTCTCGCAGTATCCGGCGCTGTTCGAGATCAACGGCGATTTTGTGCACATCAACAGCTACACGTCGAGCAGCGTGGACGATTCGTCCATCTCGGGCAAGCGCGACTACATCCAGGAGGCAAAAGACTACTTCAAACACAAGCTGCTCCAGTACGGCAAGGGCACGGAAGTTCCGATCCGCAGTCTGCTCGGCCATCGTAGCCAGGCATCGCCCCAGGTGCGGCACATCTCCGGTCAACACATCCGAGAGTTCACCGAGTTTCTGCTGAAGCACGAAGACACGTTCCAGGTGGTGGACGGTGAGAATGTGGTGCTGGTTGGGTGCGAAAACGAGGAAGATGTCCCGGCGTCGGAGCGGCTACATCTGCCCAACTCTGCCATCGACACACAAGCCACCCAGCAGCTGCTGGACTCGTTCGCCCAGGTGATAGAGATCAAGGGCCCCATCATCGTCGACCAGCTCTTCCACATGGTCACATCCAACTTCCCCCAGGAGCAGTGGTTCCAGCTGTTCAAGAACCCAGCCGACCTGAAGACCTTCCTCAAGCTCTTCTCCGACTGCTTCCACATCCAGTCCAATCTAGTCACGCTGCTGCAGAAGCCAAAGCTGTCCAACTCGCACATCCAGCAGGCCCAGGAAAAGCTCAACCTCTCCAACAGCACGTtccccacgacgacgacgacccacATCAGCATCGTCCCACCGGCGATCGCCAGCAGCATCGGCAGTGGCAGCGCCAACGGAAGCAACAACACCAGCCGGACGGCTTCCCCCAAAAACATGATCGGCGATTTCAAACTCAACGAACCGGTCTCGGTCGGCATCGGCGGACCAACCAGCGTGGCCGCCGTAAACGCACTCAACAGCAGCAAAAGTGAACCCACCAGCGGGTTCGACAGTTTACTCATCAACAACGACTTCAAAATGGAGAACCTCTGCCCGAAAAACTGCCCCACCACCATCTACTCCCGAAGCCAACCCCAGTCGCAGCAGCAACCCCACCAGCTGCAGCAGGTCAAACAAGACCCGAACGCGACAACCGCGGCCAACGACAAGGCCAACAACAACTCGGCTGTGAACATCAAGAACCAGAGCTTGAAGCAACGCATCAACAATCTGGTGATCAAAACGCTCGCCGAAAACCTAGAAAAAGATAAGCAATCAATGTCTGCCATTCAACAGACGCACCACAGCGTCGCCGTCGGTCCGGGAACCACCCCGACaaaccccacccccacccaaaCCAACAACAATCCCTCGCCCCATCCCGTGTCCCCCACCCCGAGCAGTCCAGTCCACTCCAACAACTACTTCATCGGGGACACGTGGAAAATCAAAGTCCTCCAAAACACCCGGGTCATCTCGACCGTCAAGGAGTCGCTGTTCGTGACGCAAGCCATCCTAAAGTCCGCCTACGAGGATCAAACCGTGATATCATTCGACTGCGAGGGCATCAACCTGGGCGTGCGCGGTCAAATAACCATGATCCAGCTGGGGACGACGCGCGGCGAGGCGTTCATCTTTGACGTGGCGACGTGTCCCGATATGGTGCCGCACGGTGGCATCAAGCAGGTGCTCGAAGCGGAGAAGGTCATCAAGGTGATCCACGACTGCCGGAACGATTCCGTCAATCTGTACAACCAGTTCCAGATTATGCTGCGGAATGTGTTCGACACGCAG TCCGCCCACGCCGTGCTCCAGTTCCAGGACCAGGGCAAGCAGGTGTACAAGGTGAAGAACGTCTCGCTGAACACGCTGTGCGAGATGTACAACGCCACCGTCAACCCGATGAAGGACCAGCTCAAGAACGTGTACCGGCGCGACCAGAAGTACTGGGCCCGGCGGCCGCTCACCCGGGACATGCTGCTGTACGCGGCCGGCGACGTGCTGATCCTGATCAACGAGCAGCTGTACCTCAACATGGCCAC atcgaTCAAACCGGAGTTCCGCGAGCTGCTCGCGGAGCTGTGCACTGAGCAGATTTTAATGCTAATCCGCCCAGTGGACGTCAAGATGCGCAAGAAGCAGCGGAAGGTCCGCTCGGAGATCCAGGACCTGAAGGTGAAGCTGAAGGGCGCCAGCAAGAACGTGGTCCTGAGCAATCGCGAGATTCGATTGCTGAG GTACATGGATTTGACGGAGGAGGAAAAGGAGAAGCTGCGAGTGTCGTACAAGGTGGCCAAGAAGCTGGACAAGCTGGAGAACTTTGACCGGGATCGTGGCGACCAGAGCGATTCGGACGACGAGTGCGACATTGTCGAGCAGGACTACCAGAGTTTGGACAGCGTGCCGTCGGATAATTCCCTACCGGGGACGGGGACTGGCGGAGGaagcggtggtggtggtggtggtggcagcGGCGGAACCGGAACGTTTTCCCCCAAGAGTTCCGAGCCGCCGAGCCTGACCGAGTCGATGCAGCTGATGGACGAGATTCTGTCGAACACGACGATGGATCGGATGGCGAGGATCGACAAGCTGGAGGCGATCCTGTCGGCGGCCACGCTTTTGCCCAATGATCAG CCCTCGAAAAAGGACGAAATTAAGGG ACGATCGTCCAAATCGAGCTCGACGTCCGTAACCGGTGCCAGCTCGGGCGGCTCGTCGAAGCTGTCGTCCCGGCTGCAGCACGGCACGACTCCGCCACCGGCCCCCAAGGCCGAAACGCGGGAAGCGTCCTGCCAGACGCTCAGTACCGGCGACATTGTCATCACGAAGATCTTCTTCAAGGAGGAGGACAAGGACAAGAAGCCGGAGAAGACGCTCATCTCGACGACGGGGGGTGGAACGATGCTGAAGAGCAACAACAATGGGGCCACCACCGCCGGGCAGGAGGTGCTGGTCCAGCAGCACGTGCAAGCTTGA
- the LOC120418858 gene encoding uncharacterized protein LOC120418858 isoform X2 has protein sequence MESMEYEMARNMTLLFFLERLLDRGEPRTLHDLSCQFGARGFTKEMRQIAGGSQSGLKKFLSQYPALFEINGDFVHINSYTSSSVDDSSISGKRDYIQEAKDYFKHKLLQYGKGTEVPIRSLLGHRSQASPQVRHISGQHIREFTEFLLKHEDTFQVVDGENVVLVGCENEEDVPASERLHLPNSAIDTQATQQLLDSFAQVIEIKGPIIVDQLFHMVTSNFPQEQWFQLFKNPADLKTFLKLFSDCFHIQSNLVTLLQKPKLSNSHIQQAQEKLNLSNSTFPTTTTTHISIVPPAIASSIGSGSANGSNNTSRTASPKNMIGDFKLNEPVSVGIGGPTSVAAVNALNSSKSEPTSGFDSLLINNDFKMENLCPKNCPTTIYSRSQPQSQQQPHQLQQVKQDPNATTAANDKANNNSAVNIKNQSLKQRINNLVIKTLAENLEKDKQSMSAIQQTHHSVAVGPGTTPTNPTPTQTNNNPSPHPVSPTPSSPVHSNNYFIGDTWKIKVLQNTRVISTVKESLFVTQAILKSAYEDQTVISFDCEGINLGVRGQITMIQLGTTRGEAFIFDVATCPDMVPHGGIKQVLEAEKVIKVIHDCRNDSVNLYNQFQIMLRNVFDTQSAHAVLQFQDQGKQVYKVKNVSLNTLCEMYNATVNPMKDQLKNVYRRDQKYWARRPLTRDMLLYAAGDVLILINEQLYLNMATSIKPEFRELLAELCTEQILMLIRPVDVKMRKKQRKVRSEIQDLKVKLKGASKNVVLSNREIRLLRYMDLTEEEKEKLRVSYKVAKKLDKLENFDRDRGDQSDSDDECDIVEQDYQSLDSVPSDNSLPGTGTGGGSGGGGGGGSGGTGTFSPKSSEPPSLTESMQLMDEILSNTTMDRMARIDKLEAILSAATLLPNDQQPSKKDEIKGRSSKSSSTSVTGASSGGSSKLSSRLQHGTTPPPAPKAETREASCQTLSTGDIVITKIFFKEEDKDKKPEKTLISTTGGGTMLKSNNNGATTAGQEVLVQQHVQA, from the exons GTCTCAAGAAATTCCTCTCGCAGTATCCGGCGCTGTTCGAGATCAACGGCGATTTTGTGCACATCAACAGCTACACGTCGAGCAGCGTGGACGATTCGTCCATCTCGGGCAAGCGCGACTACATCCAGGAGGCAAAAGACTACTTCAAACACAAGCTGCTCCAGTACGGCAAGGGCACGGAAGTTCCGATCCGCAGTCTGCTCGGCCATCGTAGCCAGGCATCGCCCCAGGTGCGGCACATCTCCGGTCAACACATCCGAGAGTTCACCGAGTTTCTGCTGAAGCACGAAGACACGTTCCAGGTGGTGGACGGTGAGAATGTGGTGCTGGTTGGGTGCGAAAACGAGGAAGATGTCCCGGCGTCGGAGCGGCTACATCTGCCCAACTCTGCCATCGACACACAAGCCACCCAGCAGCTGCTGGACTCGTTCGCCCAGGTGATAGAGATCAAGGGCCCCATCATCGTCGACCAGCTCTTCCACATGGTCACATCCAACTTCCCCCAGGAGCAGTGGTTCCAGCTGTTCAAGAACCCAGCCGACCTGAAGACCTTCCTCAAGCTCTTCTCCGACTGCTTCCACATCCAGTCCAATCTAGTCACGCTGCTGCAGAAGCCAAAGCTGTCCAACTCGCACATCCAGCAGGCCCAGGAAAAGCTCAACCTCTCCAACAGCACGTtccccacgacgacgacgacccacATCAGCATCGTCCCACCGGCGATCGCCAGCAGCATCGGCAGTGGCAGCGCCAACGGAAGCAACAACACCAGCCGGACGGCTTCCCCCAAAAACATGATCGGCGATTTCAAACTCAACGAACCGGTCTCGGTCGGCATCGGCGGACCAACCAGCGTGGCCGCCGTAAACGCACTCAACAGCAGCAAAAGTGAACCCACCAGCGGGTTCGACAGTTTACTCATCAACAACGACTTCAAAATGGAGAACCTCTGCCCGAAAAACTGCCCCACCACCATCTACTCCCGAAGCCAACCCCAGTCGCAGCAGCAACCCCACCAGCTGCAGCAGGTCAAACAAGACCCGAACGCGACAACCGCGGCCAACGACAAGGCCAACAACAACTCGGCTGTGAACATCAAGAACCAGAGCTTGAAGCAACGCATCAACAATCTGGTGATCAAAACGCTCGCCGAAAACCTAGAAAAAGATAAGCAATCAATGTCTGCCATTCAACAGACGCACCACAGCGTCGCCGTCGGTCCGGGAACCACCCCGACaaaccccacccccacccaaaCCAACAACAATCCCTCGCCCCATCCCGTGTCCCCCACCCCGAGCAGTCCAGTCCACTCCAACAACTACTTCATCGGGGACACGTGGAAAATCAAAGTCCTCCAAAACACCCGGGTCATCTCGACCGTCAAGGAGTCGCTGTTCGTGACGCAAGCCATCCTAAAGTCCGCCTACGAGGATCAAACCGTGATATCATTCGACTGCGAGGGCATCAACCTGGGCGTGCGCGGTCAAATAACCATGATCCAGCTGGGGACGACGCGCGGCGAGGCGTTCATCTTTGACGTGGCGACGTGTCCCGATATGGTGCCGCACGGTGGCATCAAGCAGGTGCTCGAAGCGGAGAAGGTCATCAAGGTGATCCACGACTGCCGGAACGATTCCGTCAATCTGTACAACCAGTTCCAGATTATGCTGCGGAATGTGTTCGACACGCAG TCCGCCCACGCCGTGCTCCAGTTCCAGGACCAGGGCAAGCAGGTGTACAAGGTGAAGAACGTCTCGCTGAACACGCTGTGCGAGATGTACAACGCCACCGTCAACCCGATGAAGGACCAGCTCAAGAACGTGTACCGGCGCGACCAGAAGTACTGGGCCCGGCGGCCGCTCACCCGGGACATGCTGCTGTACGCGGCCGGCGACGTGCTGATCCTGATCAACGAGCAGCTGTACCTCAACATGGCCAC atcgaTCAAACCGGAGTTCCGCGAGCTGCTCGCGGAGCTGTGCACTGAGCAGATTTTAATGCTAATCCGCCCAGTGGACGTCAAGATGCGCAAGAAGCAGCGGAAGGTCCGCTCGGAGATCCAGGACCTGAAGGTGAAGCTGAAGGGCGCCAGCAAGAACGTGGTCCTGAGCAATCGCGAGATTCGATTGCTGAG GTACATGGATTTGACGGAGGAGGAAAAGGAGAAGCTGCGAGTGTCGTACAAGGTGGCCAAGAAGCTGGACAAGCTGGAGAACTTTGACCGGGATCGTGGCGACCAGAGCGATTCGGACGACGAGTGCGACATTGTCGAGCAGGACTACCAGAGTTTGGACAGCGTGCCGTCGGATAATTCCCTACCGGGGACGGGGACTGGCGGAGGaagcggtggtggtggtggtggtggcagcGGCGGAACCGGAACGTTTTCCCCCAAGAGTTCCGAGCCGCCGAGCCTGACCGAGTCGATGCAGCTGATGGACGAGATTCTGTCGAACACGACGATGGATCGGATGGCGAGGATCGACAAGCTGGAGGCGATCCTGTCGGCGGCCACGCTTTTGCCCAATGATCAG CAGCCCTCGAAAAAGGACGAAATTAAGGG ACGATCGTCCAAATCGAGCTCGACGTCCGTAACCGGTGCCAGCTCGGGCGGCTCGTCGAAGCTGTCGTCCCGGCTGCAGCACGGCACGACTCCGCCACCGGCCCCCAAGGCCGAAACGCGGGAAGCGTCCTGCCAGACGCTCAGTACCGGCGACATTGTCATCACGAAGATCTTCTTCAAGGAGGAGGACAAGGACAAGAAGCCGGAGAAGACGCTCATCTCGACGACGGGGGGTGGAACGATGCTGAAGAGCAACAACAATGGGGCCACCACCGCCGGGCAGGAGGTGCTGGTCCAGCAGCACGTGCAAGCTTGA